From the Bacteroidales bacterium genome, the window CAAACAACAAACAACAAACAACAAACAACAAACAACAAACAACAAACAACAAACAACAAACAACAAACAACAAACAACAAACAACAAACAACAAACAACAAACAACAAACAACAAACAACAAACAACAAACAACAATAACTAATACTATGAACAGGAAAAAAACTCTAATATTAATTTTCGTAATTGGAATATTTTCTTCCGGCTCAATTTCCCAAAACATAGCTATAACTGATGATGATGGCTATACTGCTGAAACATCTGCAATGCTTGATGTTAAATCATTAACAAAAGGAATGCTTATTCCAAGAGTAGCACTAATTTCACTAGATATTCCTATAGGCGGTACAAAACCTGAAGGTTTATTGATTTGGAATACTTCAACAACAGGAACTTATGATACTCCGGGATTTTATTATTGGAATGGCTCAGCTTGGGTAAACTTATTAGCAAAAAGCGATTATTCGGGTGGAATAGATGCTGCATTATTTTCAGTAGTAAATGCCACAGGTGATACAATATTTGCTGTTTATCCCGAAGGTGTCAGAATTTGGGTAGATGATGGTCCTTCAAAAGCAACAGGCAGTAAAGGAGGTTTTGCTGTTGGTGGTTTAAACGCAGGAAAAGGTTATACTAATGAATATTTTAGAATTACTCCAGACAGTATAAGAATGTATATTGATACTGCTCAATCAACGAAAGCAACCGGTAGTAAAGGTGGTTTTGCTGTTGGTGGTTTAAATGCCGGCAAAACAAATGGACTGGAATTATTAAGAGTAACAGACGATAGTGTACGTATTTATGTAAAAAATACTCCCTCAAAAGCCACAGGTAGCAAAGGTGGTTTTGCTGTTGGCGGGTTCAATGCGGGAAAAACTATTCCTGTTGATTTTTTGCAATTAACTCCCCAAAATTATTTTATTGGACATGAAAGTGGTTCAAATATTACTACAGGTTTATACAATCAATTTATGGGTTATCAGGCAGGAAAATCTAATTCCACAGGTTCAAGTAATGTATTTATAGGCAACCAGAGTGGAATAAATAATTTATACGGACGACAGAATGTATTTATTGGATATTATTCAGGTCTCAATAACTTGGGAGATCCGGGCAATATTCATTTTGGGGCATATAATTCTTTCATTGGCTCAGAGAGTGGATTTTCTAATACTACCGGAAGTTATAATGTATGTTTAGGTTACCTGTCAGGATATACAAATGATATAGGGATGAGAAATATTTTTATTGGTTCACAATCAGGAATGAGTAATACTGATGGTAACGATAATGTTTTTATTGGACAAAATGCTGCTCATAATAATAATTCAGGAATTAATAATGTTGTTATTGGTGCTAATGCAGGTTTTCAAGTTTCAGGAGATGATAATGTTATTATTGGGAAAGACGCTGGCTATAAAAATACCGGAAATAGTAATATTCTTATTGGTCAATCTGCAGGATTTAATGAAACTGGTTCGAATAAATTATATATTGAAAATTCAACAAATCCCTTTACTTTTGCATTAATTTACGGAGAATTTGATAATAATATTTTAAGATTTAATGCCGATGTTGGTATTGGTACATCACCATCTTCTAAATTAGATGTAAACGGCAATATAACTTTGCATGAAGATAATTGGTTCGGAATAAGTTCTACTACTGAACGTATTGTTTTTGATGGAAGCAATGATGAAATAGAGATTATGGGAGCAAAAGTTGGTATTGGTACAACTTCTCCAATAGGGAAATTAGATGTTCAAGGTGATGAAGTCAGAATTTGGGATGGTACAGCAACTATAAATTATGCTACCGGAACCGGCGATTTATATGTTGAAGATGTTTTAGAAGTTGATGACGACATATATGTGACTGATAATGTGTTTGTAGCAAATTATGTTTCAGCTTTAGGTGGAATTCATGTAGGAGGTATTTCTGATCCGGGAACAGATAACTTAATTGTTGATGGTAATATAGGTATTGGAATTAGCAATCCTGAAAATAAATTTCATTTATTTCAATCTTCAGGTAATACAACTTTAGAAATAGAAAGCAATAGTGGTGCACCAAAAATAATTCTGGATGGAACAGATGCCGGTGGTACTTATACCATGGCTTTCCATGAAAGCGGCGGCTTTAAAGCTTCATTAGGCTGGAGTTCTAACAATGATTATTTCTTTTTATATGAAACAATTAACTCTTTGGTTTCTCGTGGTGGATATATCGGTATTAACACTACAACTCCGGGAACAACTTACAGACTTTATGTAAATGGAAGCGTAAGCGCTAGTAGTTATAATACTCACTCTGACCTGCGTTTAAAAAAAGACATATCTCCAATTAATAATGCATTAGACAAAGTTAAGTTGCTTAATGGAGTTAACTTTAACTGGAGAAAAGAAGAATTTCCTGATATGGAATTTAGTAAAGAACATCAAATCGGTTTTGTAGCACAGGAAGTAAAAGAAATTTTACCCGAAGTTGTTACACAAAACGATAATGGATACTTCGGTATTTCTTATGGAAAAGTCGTTCCGGTATTAGTAGAAGCTATCAAAGAACAACAAAAAATGATTGAAGAACTTAAAGTAAAGAATAGTAAAAAAGATACTGAAATACAAGGATTAAAAATCGAAGTTGAAAAAATTGAATCATTACAAAAACAAATTAACAAATTAAATGAATTAATGAATGTAAAAGCATCTAAATAATTAATTAACTTAACCTAACAGGTTTTTAAAACCTGTTAGGTTTATTTTAAACAAACGACAAACAACAAACAACGAACGACAAACAAACATTAAACAACTAAAACCATGAACCGAAAAAAAATTCTAATATTAATTTTTGTAATTGGAATATTTTCTTTAAACTCAGTTTCTCAAAACATAGCAATAACTGACGATGACGGTTATACAGCAGAATCTTCAGCAATGCTCGATGTAAAATCATTAACAAAAGGAATGCTCGTTCCGCGTTTATCAACAGCACAACGTGAAGCGATAAGTTCCCCTGCCACAGGATTACTGGTTTTTGACAGTGATGTGTTTAGTTTTTTCTATTATAATGGTTCAACTTGGGTTAATTTAGTATCACTTGGAGATTATTCTGGTGGTATAAATACATCATTGTTTTCTGTTATTAATTCCACAGGTGATACAATATTTGCTGTTTATCCCGAAGGCGTAAGAATATGGGTTGATGATACTCCTTCAAAAGCAACAGGCAGTAAAGGAGGTTTTGCTGTTGGTGGTTTAAACGCAGGAAAAGGTTATACTAATGAATATTTTAGAATAACACCCGATAGTATAAGAATATATATTGACACAACTCAATCAACAAAGGCAACCGGTAGTAAAGGTGGTTTTGCTGTAGGTGGTTTTAATGCCGGCAAAACAAATGGACAGGAATTTTTAAGAGTAACTGACGATAGTGTACGTATTTATATGAAAAATAATCCCTCAAAAGCCACAGGCAGCAAAGGTGGTTTTGCTGTAGGTGGTTTTAATGCAGGAAAAACTATTCCTGTTGGTTTTATGCAGTTAACACCTGAAAACTATTTTATTGGGCATCAAAGTGGAGTAAATATTACAATCGGTTTGCATAACCAAACTATGGGATATACAGCAGGTATTAATTTAACCGAAGGAAACAGAAATGTTTTTTTGGGTTATGAAAGTGGATATAGTATAGAAGAAGAAGAAGACAACGTTTTTATTGGTTACAAGAGTGGTTATAATACACAATATGATTTTGTAGGAGGAGATAAAAATGTTTTTATTGGTTCGGAAAGTGGATTTACTAATACAGCCGGTATGGATAATACTTTTTTGGGTACTCAAAGTGGATATTCAAACATTGACGGTGATTATAATGTATTTATCGGGCAAGAAGCAGGATATAGTAATACTACCGGTAACTCTAATGTTTATATTGGTGAACATGCCGGTCGTGAAAATACATCGGCAGGAGCAAATGTTTTTCTCGGTTATAGAACAGCAAAGCTTAGCACGAATGCAGCTAAATGTGTTTATATTGGCTATGGAGCTGGTTTGGCATTCTACAATGGAACAGGAAATTGCGTAACCGGTTTTATGGCAGGCTCTCAGGGTGATGGTGATTACAATTCATATTATGGCTACGAATCCGGACGCAATCAGGAAGGTGGAGATTATAATGTTTGTTTTGGTTATAATGCCGGAAAAGGAGTTATTAATAATGGCTATAATTATAATACTTTTGTTGGTTCATATACAGGTGAAGACAATAGTACCGGTTACAATAATACTTTTCTCGGATATAAAAGCGGTTCAAATGTTACAAACGGTTACAGTAATACTTTTTTGGGATATAACAGCGGTTTAAATCTTACAACCGGTGACAATAATACATTTTTAGGCACATATGCAGGTGGTAATAGTATGCAAACCGGAAACAGAAATGTTTTTATTGGATATGCAGCAGGTTATTCTGAATCAGGTAGTGATAAATTATATATTGAAAATTCAACAGCAGGTTATACATCAGCATTAATTTATG encodes:
- a CDS encoding tail fiber domain-containing protein, which gives rise to QTTNNKQQTTNNKQQTTNNKQQTTNNKQQTTNNKQQTTNNKQQTTITNTMNRKKTLILIFVIGIFSSGSISQNIAITDDDGYTAETSAMLDVKSLTKGMLIPRVALISLDIPIGGTKPEGLLIWNTSTTGTYDTPGFYYWNGSAWVNLLAKSDYSGGIDAALFSVVNATGDTIFAVYPEGVRIWVDDGPSKATGSKGGFAVGGLNAGKGYTNEYFRITPDSIRMYIDTAQSTKATGSKGGFAVGGLNAGKTNGLELLRVTDDSVRIYVKNTPSKATGSKGGFAVGGFNAGKTIPVDFLQLTPQNYFIGHESGSNITTGLYNQFMGYQAGKSNSTGSSNVFIGNQSGINNLYGRQNVFIGYYSGLNNLGDPGNIHFGAYNSFIGSESGFSNTTGSYNVCLGYLSGYTNDIGMRNIFIGSQSGMSNTDGNDNVFIGQNAAHNNNSGINNVVIGANAGFQVSGDDNVIIGKDAGYKNTGNSNILIGQSAGFNETGSNKLYIENSTNPFTFALIYGEFDNNILRFNADVGIGTSPSSKLDVNGNITLHEDNWFGISSTTERIVFDGSNDEIEIMGAKVGIGTTSPIGKLDVQGDEVRIWDGTATINYATGTGDLYVEDVLEVDDDIYVTDNVFVANYVSALGGIHVGGISDPGTDNLIVDGNIGIGISNPENKFHLFQSSGNTTLEIESNSGAPKIILDGTDAGGTYTMAFHESGGFKASLGWSSNNDYFFLYETINSLVSRGGYIGINTTTPGTTYRLYVNGSVSASSYNTHSDLRLKKDISPINNALDKVKLLNGVNFNWRKEEFPDMEFSKEHQIGFVAQEVKEILPEVVTQNDNGYFGISYGKVVPVLVEAIKEQQKMIEELKVKNSKKDTEIQGLKIEVEKIESLQKQINKLNELMNVKASK
- a CDS encoding tail fiber domain-containing protein, with the translated sequence MNRKKILILIFVIGIFSLNSVSQNIAITDDDGYTAESSAMLDVKSLTKGMLVPRLSTAQREAISSPATGLLVFDSDVFSFFYYNGSTWVNLVSLGDYSGGINTSLFSVINSTGDTIFAVYPEGVRIWVDDTPSKATGSKGGFAVGGLNAGKGYTNEYFRITPDSIRIYIDTTQSTKATGSKGGFAVGGFNAGKTNGQEFLRVTDDSVRIYMKNNPSKATGSKGGFAVGGFNAGKTIPVGFMQLTPENYFIGHQSGVNITIGLHNQTMGYTAGINLTEGNRNVFLGYESGYSIEEEEDNVFIGYKSGYNTQYDFVGGDKNVFIGSESGFTNTAGMDNTFLGTQSGYSNIDGDYNVFIGQEAGYSNTTGNSNVYIGEHAGRENTSAGANVFLGYRTAKLSTNAAKCVYIGYGAGLAFYNGTGNCVTGFMAGSQGDGDYNSYYGYESGRNQEGGDYNVCFGYNAGKGVINNGYNYNTFVGSYTGEDNSTGYNNTFLGYKSGSNVTNGYSNTFLGYNSGLNLTTGDNNTFLGTYAGGNSMQTGNRNVFIGYAAGYSESGSDKLYIENSTAGYTSALIYGDFSANTLRFNADVGIGKSPTYKLDVQDNVSGNKVAYFFNDGNHYDRHGIGIQCGSDLLSGDHWFIRCYDGNGTYEGSIKANNGIMSFHDASDKRLKKNISTANIDALKIINSLRVVDYQFINSENNEFNTGYIAQEALEVFPKMVSVDPETGFYGVSPNLLIPILNKAMQQQQDIIEKLHEKNTDLEKRLEILENVLLNK